A stretch of Alkalicella caledoniensis DNA encodes these proteins:
- a CDS encoding EAL domain-containing protein has translation MSIRKSITLLLTTIFLCVVTISNSEAYGSKEVKNILVISSYHRGLAWSDSFNEAIMAASDEKYDEVNIFIEHMDWKNNPTKENLNLLYQMFSYKYQDVIWDMIITFDDAALEFAIDNRGEILTYAPIVFAGVSELSAKELTSGHKDISGVTEEFDIENTMDLALALYPQLENIYIINDMTRSGVTMGNQAALSIKAAYPELNIISTDELYLEEVINKANKLPDNSAVLITVFYTDADTSILGFKSNTRYFVENVGNVPIFVLYDFNLGTGAIGGSVLSGNIQGMQAFDIAYDVIWNGENIDSIPFVVGQSYSKIVDYYALKEMSLDNAQIPEGFEIINKPLTLLDTHKELVISVLIIGAMLVVFIAILAYYVKRLIYMRNSLENINSEQLKLYEELATSDEELKAQFVELEYTNKELATAQDRLKHMAYHDFLTGLPNRAGFSRSFNNLVEGNTAEEINIIMLDIDNFKLVNDTMGHIFGDEVITKVGQRIENIVKPDAEVYRLGGDEFVIMVPNEDAEKVANFAQGVLEFFHSPLIIKGNSINISFSMGMVTYPKDGLDADELIKKADIAMYKSKSVSKGTLTIFTEQMFEDLNRRKKIEQHLRDALENNELYLNFQPQYNIKENKVWGVESLVRWKNEELGSVSPAEFISIAEETQMIIPIGNFVLEESCKFIKALHEMGYNDLCISINISPAQLVQVDFVETVLRIIEKHQVSFHSIEFEITESIMLDSFDMVIEKLDILRERGIKIALDDFGTGYSSLTYLRLLPINTLKIDKSFINDINMNFNEESFLSAIIDMGKLIQIEIVAEGVELLEQYNFVSNNLCDRVQGYYYAKPMTGEDVIEFIKKSQRNI, from the coding sequence ATGAGCATAAGAAAATCAATAACCCTTTTACTAACTACAATATTTTTATGTGTTGTTACAATTTCAAATTCTGAAGCTTATGGTTCCAAAGAAGTGAAAAATATTTTAGTTATATCTTCGTACCATAGGGGTCTTGCATGGAGTGACTCTTTTAATGAGGCCATTATGGCTGCATCTGATGAAAAGTATGATGAAGTGAATATTTTCATTGAACACATGGACTGGAAAAATAATCCCACTAAGGAGAATCTCAACCTACTTTACCAGATGTTTAGCTATAAATATCAGGATGTTATTTGGGATATGATAATTACTTTTGATGATGCTGCATTAGAATTTGCTATTGATAATAGGGGGGAGATACTTACTTATGCACCCATTGTTTTTGCAGGAGTTAGTGAGTTAAGTGCTAAAGAATTAACATCTGGGCATAAGGACATATCAGGAGTCACAGAAGAGTTTGATATAGAAAATACTATGGATCTGGCCTTGGCTCTATACCCACAGCTAGAGAATATATACATAATAAATGATATGACAAGAAGTGGCGTTACTATGGGGAATCAAGCAGCTTTAAGTATTAAAGCTGCTTACCCGGAACTTAACATAATATCTACTGATGAGCTTTATTTGGAAGAAGTAATAAACAAGGCAAATAAACTCCCTGATAACAGTGCTGTTTTAATTACAGTATTTTATACTGATGCAGATACATCTATTTTGGGATTTAAAAGCAATACTCGATACTTTGTAGAAAACGTAGGGAATGTTCCAATTTTTGTACTGTATGACTTTAATTTGGGAACAGGAGCCATTGGTGGAAGTGTTTTAAGTGGTAACATCCAAGGCATGCAAGCATTTGATATAGCATACGATGTGATATGGAACGGAGAGAACATTGATAGTATTCCTTTCGTTGTAGGACAGTCATATAGTAAGATAGTGGATTATTATGCTTTAAAAGAAATGAGCCTAGATAATGCTCAGATACCTGAAGGGTTTGAGATTATAAACAAGCCATTAACACTTTTGGATACACATAAGGAACTGGTAATCAGTGTTTTAATTATTGGCGCTATGCTAGTAGTTTTTATTGCTATTCTCGCCTACTATGTAAAAAGGCTAATATATATGCGCAACTCATTGGAGAATATTAATTCTGAGCAATTAAAGCTCTATGAAGAATTAGCTACCTCTGATGAGGAATTAAAAGCTCAGTTTGTAGAACTTGAATATACTAATAAAGAGCTGGCTACAGCCCAGGATAGACTTAAACATATGGCATACCATGACTTTTTAACAGGTCTGCCGAACAGAGCAGGATTTTCCAGATCATTTAATAATCTTGTGGAAGGAAATACAGCTGAGGAAATCAATATAATTATGCTTGATATAGATAACTTCAAACTGGTTAATGACACCATGGGGCATATTTTCGGAGATGAAGTTATAACAAAAGTGGGACAAAGGATCGAGAATATTGTTAAGCCTGATGCTGAAGTCTATAGATTAGGTGGAGATGAATTTGTAATCATGGTTCCAAATGAAGATGCAGAGAAAGTAGCAAATTTTGCCCAAGGGGTATTGGAATTTTTCCATTCTCCTTTGATAATTAAGGGAAACAGTATAAATATCTCTTTTAGCATGGGGATGGTAACATATCCTAAAGATGGGCTAGATGCAGATGAGTTGATTAAGAAGGCAGATATAGCTATGTATAAATCAAAATCAGTGTCAAAAGGAACATTAACCATTTTCACTGAGCAAATGTTTGAGGACTTAAATAGGCGAAAAAAGATAGAACAACACTTACGAGACGCACTAGAAAATAATGAACTATATTTAAATTTTCAGCCACAGTATAATATTAAAGAAAATAAAGTTTGGGGTGTAGAATCACTGGTAAGATGGAAAAATGAAGAATTAGGGAGTGTTTCTCCAGCGGAATTTATATCAATAGCTGAAGAGACCCAAATGATAATTCCCATAGGCAACTTTGTTTTAGAAGAGTCATGTAAGTTTATAAAAGCCTTACATGAAATGGGTTATAACGATTTATGTATATCTATAAACATATCGCCTGCTCAGTTAGTACAGGTGGATTTCGTGGAAACAGTTTTGAGAATCATAGAAAAACATCAAGTATCTTTCCATAGTATTGAATTTGAAATTACAGAATCAATAATGCTAGATTCCTTTGATATGGTTATTGAAAAGCTAGATATATTGAGGGAGAGGGGCATTAAAATAGCCCTAGATGATTTTGGTACAGGGTACTCATCCCTTACTTACTTAAGGCTACTGCCAATAAATACATTAAAAATCGATAAAAGCTTCATAAATGACATTAATATGAATTTTAATGAAGAAAGCTTCCTGTCTGCAATTATTGATATGGGTAAATTGATTCAGATTGAAATTGTAGCTGAGGGTGTAGAACTTTTAGAGCAATATAATTTTGTTTCAAATAACCTTTGTGATAGAGTTCAAGGGTACTATTATGCAAAACCTATGACAGGTGAAGATGTAATAGAGTTCATAAAAAAATCCCAAAGGAATATATAA
- a CDS encoding lipoate--protein ligase: protein MSNNILVTKTFMSTSYDPWYNLALEEYLLNQVQKGEVYLYLWQNQNTVVIGRNQNPWRECKCKELEEQDGKLARRLSGGGAVYHDLGNLNFTFIMDKKIYDLKRQLDVIIQALKKLGIHAEFSGRNDILVHGKKFSGNAYYYRKLVAYHHGTIMVDVDFSKLAGFLQVSKEKIESKGIKSVESRVVNLKEIQPELTLESLKEALLESFVEEYGGTGERIQLKDTEEVAKFQEKYSSWEWRYGETPKFDLTLSNRFPWGGVEIGLQLRNANVVSAKIFSDSLEPDIIEEVAKKLTNVKFDVRSMVDSIVSIEAKSDKEAEILADLSEWIKVKSF, encoded by the coding sequence ATGTCTAATAACATCCTTGTAACTAAAACATTTATGTCCACATCCTATGACCCATGGTACAATCTTGCCCTAGAAGAGTACCTACTTAACCAAGTTCAAAAGGGAGAAGTTTATCTTTACCTATGGCAAAACCAAAACACTGTTGTTATAGGAAGGAATCAAAATCCTTGGAGAGAGTGTAAGTGTAAAGAATTAGAAGAGCAAGATGGTAAGCTGGCCCGTAGATTATCCGGCGGAGGTGCAGTTTACCATGACTTAGGTAACTTAAACTTTACCTTTATAATGGACAAGAAAATTTATGATCTAAAAAGGCAGCTAGATGTTATAATCCAAGCCCTTAAGAAACTAGGAATTCATGCAGAATTTAGCGGTAGAAATGATATATTAGTCCATGGAAAGAAATTTTCCGGAAATGCCTATTATTATAGAAAGCTAGTAGCATATCACCATGGAACAATTATGGTTGATGTGGATTTTTCAAAACTAGCTGGATTTTTGCAGGTGTCAAAAGAAAAAATTGAATCAAAGGGAATTAAATCTGTTGAATCAAGGGTTGTTAATCTAAAAGAAATCCAACCAGAATTAACACTAGAAAGCCTAAAGGAAGCCTTGTTAGAAAGTTTTGTTGAGGAATATGGTGGTACTGGTGAGAGAATTCAACTAAAAGACACTGAAGAAGTGGCTAAATTCCAAGAAAAATACTCATCTTGGGAATGGAGATATGGTGAAACCCCTAAGTTTGATTTAACTTTATCTAACAGATTTCCCTGGGGTGGTGTTGAAATAGGTCTACAGCTTAGAAATGCTAACGTAGTATCAGCCAAGATTTTTTCGGACTCTTTAGAGCCAGACATAATAGAAGAAGTAGCCAAGAAATTGACAAATGTTAAGTTTGACGTAAGGTCAATGGTAGATAGTATAGTAAGTATAGAAGCTAAATCGGACAAAGAAGCTGAAATCTTAGCAGATCTATCAGAATGGATTAAAGTAAAGTCTTTCTAA